The DNA region gggggggagggttcatATTCATCGATCTTGCAAAGATAGGGGGTCTAAAAATAAGTGATCTTCACAATCCCAAGGTGAGGttctggtgatgttgacaataacgacgacaacattgACGATActcacgaccaccaccaccaaccctttGATCAAATGCACAAAACCGGCTAAGCTTCCCTTTCCGGCTACTAGCCTACCTAGACTATAACAAACCCACATTGTCTAATGTAGCTTGTGCATAAGGTACCACTGGTACCTGCAGTGGCGTGAGGAGTTTAGGTCCttccggcgccggcggcatGCCACTTTCACCCACTTCACACGAAAAAAGGTAACGACAGCATTTTTGTACTAATCATGTACGGGGGCGGCAGCAGAGAGGTAGTATCTGACTCCACAAAAGGGGGCCGCATCGAAGCGCGCCGCAAGGCCGGTTTCCCGTGGTCAGGACTCAGGAAGCAGTTCATCCGTCAGTGGTCACGCTGTGAGCGCCGTACCTTACTTACATCAGCGCTGGCGctggtgtttgtttgtttgtttgtcgcggggagaaaaggaaaagaagacggATCCCATAGATAGGTACCTAGCGATAGCAGGATTCCCACTTATGGGGTTTTGGGATGGATAGTGGATATGAGAAGCACCCACccaccgaccgaccgaccggacaagagagaaaagaagcggTGATGTGTTGTCACTTTCTGTCGGTCGTTGTCTTGGGGACACTCAGAACAGGTTGGCGGGCGGGATGGAGTCAAAAAATGAGAGCAAGTTTCCAAATGAGCGGTGGACAATAAATTGCATAACTCTCTAGCTTAGCTGTACCGTACTTGTTTATTTGATGGCTGACCGGTCCCACACGAGGGCCGGACTTCCCAATGCCGGATCGGACCGGACACTGACACCATCGAAGCATCGATTGGCACCGGCGGTTGTCATGGTCAGCTTCAATGTTTTGCCGGTTTGGGTTTTCCTGGGGATGAGTTTTGGTGCGTGTATGGGGTAGGTTATGGGGTTTGATGGAGTGTAGTTGACTGACTCCATAGATACTGGACAAAAAGGTGGGGATTGGGAATTTTGGCTGCTGATGAGCGGTCTGGAGATGGGGTTAGGGTATGTTCTGATgcggtgggtggtggtttggtgacatgagggtggtgatgtgtgcTTTTCTAGGTGTGCTCCGTAATAGGGGTGAGTGTTGTTGTGTTCTGGTGGCAGTATCTCCggtgttgggttgtttgggagTCATGAAGGGCTGAGTCACTGCCGTCAGGACGATGATTTGACTTTGCTCGTTTGGTTTGGGCGAGTCTCTGCCTTGTGAGGAATATTAGTGCTCTCGCCTGCTGCTTGTAGCTTTATAGATACCTGGCAGATAGATGGTCGACTTATGACTACTATATATTTTTGTAAAGTGCATGTGAATTCAGTTAGACCCAATCAACCCAGGTTTAGATATACCACGTCGAGCCCCCGAGTCTTCAGCACCGGATGTGACAGAGATGGCCATCACGACGGCATGGGGTTGCCAACATGTCTGATCTAGCATGCAAAGTCAcaagccatcaccaaactTACCGAGGCGAAATTCAAGACAGAGACAGCCGTCGGTCTATATTCACGTGTAATTCCACATCTGCGATAGCCTAGCCTGATATACATCATGCCCCAAGAGGGAGTCAAGACACTCTTCTCTTAACTCAAAGATAGCAAGAAAGTTCCTTATCCAACTCGACACTCTACAACCGTGACCACGCTTCCGACTTTCTTTTCAGGTCATTTTAACCATCTTTGAAGGCCTATCAACCATGTTTAAGGCCTTCTACTTATCCTCTAAGGCCATTTAACTATCCCTGAAAGCCTCTCAATCATTCTTAAACGCCTATATCAAGTATTCAAGGCCttttaactatctttaaaggcctcTGAATCATATTTAAACGCCTCTTGACTATCCTTCATAGGTCCCCAGCTATCCTAGAAGGCCTACTAGCTATCTTTAAGGGGCTCTTGACTATCTTCGAAGGCATCTTAACTATCCTTAAAGGACTCTTGATTATACTTGAAGGATGTTAATTCTGTCTGCGGCATGGGCCTATGAGGTAACATTGTAATGTGTTGGGAAATGAAGTGGAGGCTGGCATTGAAGCCCAAGTCATAGTAAGATGGCTTAGGTGGCTGGAAGTTATTATCTTCAGTGACTATTTACGCCTGCAACAAATCTTCAATGGCGATGACTTGGTTAACTTCTCTCTATTATCTGTCCATAGCGTGAGACCCTCCACCCATAACTCAGAAACACATTCTAGGTCATCAAATCACGCTTCATAATAATGCAAGGGAGCTTCTCAGCCTGTATCAATAAGTATTTAATATTGCATTGCATACATTTGCCCCAACTTCTCTACACAATTATACCCATCCCTGCTACCCCATCTTCTTGACTCCCGTCCCTTCTCACTCCATAGTAACCAAATGCTTGCTTGCTCCCAAAATTAACAACAAATGCAAATGCCCCAAAAAACAGAACCGTCCCGTCTAAATCTAAATCTAAAGCTCGTCCatatcctcgtcctcatcctcatccccatctccctcttccatctcAGGCAGCTCCTCATACGGCAAGGTGTACTCTCCCAGCAACTCAAAATCCACCTCCCGTTCCAACTCCCGCTTGGTATGCTCAGGCAAAGAGTTCAAGTTAAGAACATCCCTGCTCATATTCCGAAGATGCACCTCCCCAAGTCCCGGCTGCTCCCTGATCGGCTTCAGGGACAGGTGGCGTATCCTAGATGAGCTCCCACGGGATGTcgccttctcttcttgttgatTGCAGAGCCATTGTCCCAACAACGGCGCGTTGGGGTCGCCATTCAAATGTGCCTCAGCGCAGAACAACCCCGTGGACGAGTAGTTTGGGCCTTGCACCGCCCCAATGGTGCGCTTAGGGTGCATAACTAGTTGTCCCGACGCCAGATAAGCCCTGGCGATTGCCCAGGGCGTCTCAACCTCGGGCGGCGGGAGCGCCCGACCTTCGGCATCCTGAGCCGGGGGCTCGGGCTCTGGGTGAGGAATTATTTGATGCGGGCGTTCAACTTCCCGCATCATGCCGTTGGGCAGTTTGATTTTGTCTTTCGGTTTCGGGTTATCGTCCTCCTCGTAGACTGATAGGACAAACACTCGACCACTTGCGTCGCCAACGACCAGTCTTGACTTGTCTGGAGAAAATACGCCGCAAGCTATAGGCGCTGGTGCTTCAAGCAGTATTCTCACAAGTGGTTTATCGAAAGACCTTATGTCCCACACTTTGACCACACCATCCGACGAGCCGGTGTAGAAGCGGTCAGGTGAAGTGCCCCAAGCCGTGAACTTCACGCCCACATCGTATTTCTCTCGATCACCCTCACACTCATCGATTGGCTGGCCATGCTCTAGTAAGTGAACGAGACCACGGCCGGGAGCAGTATCCCAAACGTACACCTTGCCGCTGGTGCACCCAGCGGTGACGTAACAATAGGCTGGGCTATTTGGCATAATCGTCAGCTCATTGATATCCAGAGCCGGGCAGTCCAGCACCTTGATAGCTGAGAATTGGGCGGTCCCATCTTCAGCGGGATCGGTGGGCCGAAAAATTCGAATTTGTGTCTTCGTCTTGGGCTCCAGATCCAAGCCCGAGGGCGACGTGGCTGCAATGAAAGATGCTTGGTTTGGATGCCATAGCACCTCAAAGACGTTGGACTTCTCCGCTGACAAGATGTTGAGCCTTTTGCCCGTAAGGCCATCCCACAAGCAAAGCTCGCCCGAGTTTTTCCGGTCCTCGGGGATGTCGAGGTCATCTCCGGTTCGACTACGCGGAGAATACCCAACCAGGAGCAAATGCTGAACCTCCTCGCAAATACCCCATTGCATAGTTGCCGGATAGTATGCCCATTTTTCCGTCGGCACTAAGTTTCCTCTCTCGTCCGTAACGCGGGAGCAATAAAGCCTACCAAAAGGGCTTCCAGAGATATCCTCCTCGTTGATCTTGTACACTCTCACTGCACCCGCAGCAACATCCGCAGCAGTCGCCACCATGCCGGAGCTGTGCTTGGAGGCAATGACAAAATTCACGTTGCCTTCATGCTTCCACTCCCCTAACAGACTCATCGAAGCGCCTGATGGTTCCGCCCTCCAGACTTTCACACAACAATCAAAACCAGAAGTGTAAGCCCTGTCATGAATGGCGTCGTATGCGGAAGACACCACGGAAGAGTAGAGCCAAGGATCCTGGCTCTGTCTCATAGCATCTGTTGAATTCTCGCCCCTCTCAACGATCGGCCGGACAATTCGATGGTCGGGATAGGCTCTGATAGTCTTCAAGCTACAAGAGCCCAGGACCAAGTTGCCGGGTTTGTTGTACTGCTGGTTGTGGGAGTCAGAGTGTTCGGTTGTCCCACAGATGAAGCCATCATCTGATATCCAGACAATCGTGATGATATCCCCGGCACCGCCTGCCCACTCGGCTCGAAGAGCCAGCTCATCTTCGCGGCATTTTCGAATTTCGTTGTCCAAGTTCTGTGGCCTTCTCATCGACCCATAACCACGAGACCCCACGATTTCCCTGGCAAATAGCAAGGACGAAATCTTGCTTTCCCGCAAGAACTTCCCTTGTCGGTTAGCCTCGTCCTTGCGCAGGATGATCGACGCAGGGCGGTCGTTGAGTTGTCTGTTTTTGAGATCCTTTAGAAAGTTTTCGAGatcctccttttccctgCCTGGAAACAGCATCCTTCGATTAGGGTCAGCTTCCCATGCGCCTAGAAGGCTCGACAAAGCATCCGGAAGTTTTTTATTCTTCAAGAGCTTTGCTAGATGAGAATGGCCgtccctttttttctttttgtacTCGGCAGGAAAGACTCTAGAAGCAAGGTTGTTCAGCGATTGGATTTCTCGTGCGGTGAGGTCCACATGCAATGTGACCGGATCAATTGGGCTCGAAAGTAAATCGTCAAAATAGCTGTGGGCATAACTGACAGCAAATGCCCGGTCTTTGAAGTAAAGGTAGGGCCGCCGCTGCGTTAACTGGATGGGTGGCACGCTGGCAGCATGACGCCAGACTGGCGCAAATACCCTCCTTTGAGTCAAAGACGGCGCGGCAGATTTCTGCGGAGCCGGCCCAGCTTCGTCGcccaaatcatcatcaataACAATGGCCTCCTCTATTGAGCGACCGGTCGCCTGCACCCTCGCCGGTGAGAGGTGAGGAATACGCggaagagggatgggagACGTCGAAATCAGGGCAGCCTGTCTCACGCTCGCCTTCGCTGGGTTTCGTACTTGGTCTGGCTTTTCGATTTTTGGGGGAATATTCGGAGGAGGTATTCTGGGCAGAGGAATTGGGGATGATGAATGTATAGGACCGGAGGAGATCCTCGCAAGCTGCTTCGGTATGGACGCGTCGAGCGAGGTGTTTTGAGAATTCTACAGACACAAGTTAGCTCAAATTGTCACTGTCTGGTAactgtgggggagggggaggggtacaGGGCAACCAAGCAGGTTTTGGAGTTCGTAAGGCACGCGCGCGGCTATCTTGGCTTCTAGGGCGGCGGAGATGTCTCCTGTCGCCCTAGAATGATACTCCTGAGCAAACTCGGAGCCCGGGGAggtcaagaggaggataagCTAGGGCGCGCAGTGTGTAAGAGAAAGCTCGGTATAAAGGTATCTAGGACAGGTTGCCACAAGTGGTGGAAATGTATATATAGCAAGAACGCATGGTGGCACCTACTTCTCGGCCAAGCGGAAGAGTTTTGTCTCCATGCTCTCGGAGAGTATCAAGACACTTGAAAACATGAGGGAAAACCTGCTTCTTCAGGCACCTATTCAGCGCATCATCTCCGTCGGTTTGTTCTCGTTCCAGGCGTGGTCGTTTGGCGGGGGGCTCGCCGTTGGAGGGTGCCAGCCCGTTGCTCGGCGTCGCATTATTTGGAGAGGTATCTGGCCTAAAAGAAGTTGTTAACAGTAAACCACTTCGACCAGGCACTGGAAGCGCAGTGCTCTGGAATGGGAAGCGTGTGGGAGAAGAGGTCGCTGTCACTGTCGAGCTCATGGAACCTCGAGTAGCGGTGGAAGACGCGTTGAGAAGCGCGTATCCCAAAAACGCCCAAAAATCGTAAAAAAGTTGATTAAGAGTATAGACCCATCTAGAATCATACAAAATAATAAACTGGTAGAAATACAAGCTTGAAAAAAGGAAAATACATACCAGTTCATGTTGCCTGCTTTGCCTGTTTGTTAGTTGGTGTTTTAGGCCCGTTACAGAAGCCTGCTAAGTAACAACTGCCAAGAAATAACCTGCCAAATAGACACTACTAAAATTACGTAATGAAATTGGACTAAACAAATTTATTTAATCTTTTACTTTAAAATTACTGCTATTTTCTACTAATATTTTACATTCAATCTGTAATTAAAAGTATTTATAGTTATCAGGTAAAATTtaattgtttttttttgtatgATATTAGCATAAAACATCATCATTATAATCTTTCTACAAAATATATATCTCGAATCATAAAGGTATAACGAACTTCTATCCAGAACTTCTGACAAAAATACTagttgaaggcacttctgaacaatcctggctcggtacagctaaacagtgtacaacaaatAGCTTGTCTCATTCACAACAGTCTagataccaacgattgtgacttgtattgcatactgcggaactgtctatctacaccagccagttccttcgtatatatagacctagGGACTGTGGACCGTTGACTTCCAGACGGTCCTCGGTCCTCTCCTGATTGGCTAatactggaccgtggaccgtgagccccgccGCGGTCCTCGGTCCCAATCCCATTAGTCCATCCTGTCCACCTgggaccgtgagccccgctCAATCGCCCGGTccagtcctgattggttCCTTGCGTCCCCACCGTCTCCCAAAACCGTGACAGAAGGCTCTCTATATTAATTCTGCATCAAAACATGTCTTTCTGCATCTTCCCGATACGGTATATCACACTCAAGCTGCGAAACGCCGGCTTTTTGCTCCTAGTAGAAGTGCAGCATGAAGCATGGTGCTGAACGGGATGGTGCTGAACAGCCGATTTCCAGGGCTCTAGCTCTGAGAGTGTTTCTAGCTACATGTCAGGCATAAAAGATAAAAAACCCAGCGAGGCTTTCAGGAAGAAAGCTTTATCTTACGCTGCTTAAATAGAACGGTGCCTGAAATCCCGCACACTTATACCTACTACTATACAGTGTCTTtgtccttttcttccttttcatGCTGCTTTACATTTTCAA from Podospora pseudocomata strain CBS 415.72m chromosome 3, whole genome shotgun sequence includes:
- a CDS encoding hypothetical protein (EggNog:ENOG503P0YJ; COG:S), whose amino-acid sequence is MNWPDTSPNNATPSNGLAPSNGEPPAKRPRLEREQTDGDDALNRCLKKQVFPHVFKCLDTLREHGDKTLPLGRELILLLTSPGSEFAQEYHSRATGDISAALEAKIAARVPYELQNLLGCPNSQNTSLDASIPKQLARISSGPIHSSSPIPLPRIPPPNIPPKIEKPDQVRNPAKASVRQAALISTSPIPLPRIPHLSPARVQATGRSIEEAIVIDDDLGDEAGPAPQKSAAPSLTQRRVFAPVWRHAASVPPIQLTQRRPYLYFKDRAFAVSYAHSYFDDLLSSPIDPVTLHVDLTAREIQSLNNLASRVFPAEYKKKKRDGHSHLAKLLKNKKLPDALSSLLGAWEADPNRRMLFPGREKEDLENFLKDLKNRQLNDRPASIILRKDEANRQGKFLRESKISSLLFAREIVGSRGYGSMRRPQNLDNEIRKCREDELALRAEWAGGAGDIITIVWISDDGFICGTTEHSDSHNQQYNKPGNLVLGSCSLKTIRAYPDHRIVRPIVERGENSTDAMRQSQDPWLYSSVVSSAYDAIHDRAYTSGFDCCVKVWRAEPSGASMSLLGEWKHEGNVNFVIASKHSSGMVATAADVAAGAVRVYKINEEDISGSPFGRLYCSRVTDERGNLVPTEKWAYYPATMQWGICEEVQHLLLVGYSPRSRTGDDLDIPEDRKNSGELCLWDGLTGKRLNILSAEKSNVFEVLWHPNQASFIAATSPSGLDLEPKTKTQIRIFRPTDPAEDGTAQFSAIKVLDCPALDINELTIMPNSPAYCYVTAGCTSGKVYVWDTAPGRGLVHLLEHGQPIDECEGDREKYDVGVKFTAWGTSPDRFYTGSSDGVVKVWDIRSFDKPLVRILLEAPAPIACGVFSPDKSRLVVGDASGRVFVLSVYEEDDNPKPKDKIKLPNGMMREVERPHQIIPHPEPEPPAQDAEGRALPPPEVETPWAIARAYLASGQLVMHPKRTIGAVQGPNYSSTGLFCAEAHLNGDPNAPLLGQWLCNQQEEKATSRGSSSRIRHLSLKPIREQPGLGEVHLRNMSRDVLNLNSLPEHTKRELEREVDFELLGEYTLPYEELPEMEEGDGDEDEDEDMDEL